Proteins from one Impatiens glandulifera chromosome 2, dImpGla2.1, whole genome shotgun sequence genomic window:
- the LOC124925118 gene encoding zinc-finger homeodomain protein 10-like — translation MDNSRTPTIVNSPDSETETPIGSHPSRSIPINRGVLRRLPSISLRHRSPSLLPRSADEVIYKECQKNHAAAMGGLSLDGCGGYIAPLSADPSNPITLKCMVCDCHRNFHRCEKDDFPAPEYVFLGHHQPAALRSHGSHLNPNPDSPPPPLNSSSYYHHPPAPHTAPSLNSARPTDNRPSEVAVPVQVVSFSAGCSRKRHRTKFSCEQKEKMQELAEKLDWRMQKSEEDLIENFCRDVGVERSVFKVWMHNNKTTLGKRGAAGNGVALGTEITNSLMIEGNNDEITSPHHENVANGSSSSSFEH, via the coding sequence GTCAATTCCCCTGATTCTGAAACAGAGACTCCGATCGGGTCCCATCCAAGCAGGTCAATTCCAATCAACAGAGGCGTCCTCAGACGCCTCCCGTCTATCTCTCTCCGTCATCGGTCGCCATCTCTGCTGCCCAGGTCTGCCGACGAAGTCATCTACAAGGAATGCCAGAAGAACCACGCCGCTGCCATGGGCGGCCTCTCCCTGGACGGCTGCGGTGGTTACATTGCACCCCTCTCTGCTGACCCATCAAACCCCATCACTCTGAAATGCATGGTCTGTGACTGCCACCGTAACTTCCACCGATGTGAAAAGGATGACTTCCCGGCGCCGGAGTATGTTTTCCTTGGCCACCACCAGCCTGCGGCGCTGCGTAGCCACGGAAGTCATCTGAACCCCAACCCTGactctcctcctcctccgctTAATTCATCCTCCTATTACCACCACCCACCGGCCCCTCACACTGCTCCGTCTCTTAACTCTGCTCGTCCTACTGATAACCGCCCATCTGAAGTGGCGGTGCCCGTGCAGGTTGTTAGTTTCTCCGCCGGTTGCAGCAGGAAGCGGCACAGGACGAAATTCAGCTGTGAGCAGAAAGAGAAGATGCAGGAACTTGCTGAGAAGTTGGACTGGAGGATGCAGAAGAGTGAGGAGGACCTGATCGAAAATTTCTGTCGTGATGTTGGTGTGGAGAGGAGTGTGTTTAAGGTCTGGATGCATAACAATAAGACCACATTGGGGAAGAGAGGTGCAGCTGGAAATGGTGTGGCTTTGGGCACTGAAATCACCAACAGCCTCATGATCGAGGGAAACAATGATGAGATTACTAGCCCTCATCATGAAAATGTCGCTAATGGGTCCTCGTCTTCTTCGTTTGAgcattaa